In the genome of Melitaea cinxia chromosome 4, ilMelCinx1.1, whole genome shotgun sequence, the window ATTTACTCAATCCTGCAGAACTATTAAGAGATCATAATGTGTATGATTCGGATGGAATTGTGATTGGAAAACTGGACTTTCCAACTCTTAGTGAGACGCACCCTATTAAACAGGTCAGTTGGTTGAACTCTAATACTGTTTATTAACGAATGATaatctaaataatgtatcattGTGGGCtacatattttttctcttttgatTATAGGATTCGAACCAATCAACAAATGAACTTGTTAAATTGGATACAAGTATTACTTACACAGAAAATGAGCAGCTAGCTGTATCTCTTTCACTAGTATTttcatttctttaaataattagcACATTATATTTAATCGGCGATTTAAAAAacgaataattatatttcaattatattttgtttgttttattagaaCATGTGCGTGGAAACTGTTGAGGATACTGATGCACAATTGGCTATTCAGAAAGTTACTCCATTGGCGGTGAGCttacaacaaaatgtatatgaatgtggtttgtttaaaaaatctaCAACAACATTTTATAACTTACAGATTACTCAATTTAAATCCAACGCAGCCACTCCAGTGGGAATATGTATGGAGAAATTACCCGTTAAGTTAATATTCATACATCTACATGCCATGCCTTCTTCTGTAATTATGTACTTGATAGTAAgatatatacttacataaaatgtactcaataaatatacttatgcTTTATCTAGGATATAGGtagttaatatttgtattttgaaaatgTATTCATCTGAATTTTCCGAATATTTACAGATCTCTGAGAACTGTGGAACTGTGACCATTCCAATGAGAAAAAGTATTGATATCATTCCAACAAAGAAGGTAAGTCAATAATAATTTGGTTATGCTTGGAATcattattaaatgaaatgtttgcatatttatttttttaaataatttttagcttAAACATTTTTGCAGGCGCCCAAACGGAAAATTATATTCAACAACATTGCAGACAACGGTTTAAAGTCCAGAAAAGTAATGTCTACCTACCACTACttgttaatgttaattttgCTGTTTGTGTAACCAATCAACCaataattaaactatttattttttgtacaggaCTATGTAAGCAGCATGTTAACCCACAGCAAGATGTTAAAATATGAAGAACACATGAGACGTATGGAAATGGCTGAAGAAGAACATGCCATAAAAATGGAAATCcaaagagaaaaattaaaatctgcAATTCTAAAAAGAGAAATTTTAGAATTAAGAAAAGCACGTGAAGCATCAAGCTTTCATAATTGAAttcagttttttaattatatgtcagttttatttatttataaaagttagtgtaaggttattaaaataaattaaaacactgttttaaaaagaatgttgtttattatttatatgtaagaatAAGGTCAAAACAACTTAAATAGttgattttaaaaagtttcattAATAAATGCTGCCCGAGCCGAATTTCCTCTGAGGGAACTGCTTTTCATTTGTACTACTGGAACGTCATCATCAATATTGTTGTCTTGTCTCAAACCTTTGCTTTAAGCGGCATTCATTAAAAATCCTCGGGGTACTGTCTCGCCAATGTGCCACTATGTCCATGATTCCTAAGTTTGCATTTGATACAACCTGGAATCATTTATATACCTTATTAAAATGGAACAAGATTAGTGATCTCATTACattgataaaaatgattttatatctGTGCAAAAGACAGGCTACCTACTTAGAAACTAAAAAACTTACTTGTACATTTATAGAAATGTATCCTTtcctattaatataatattgagcGACATCTCCACCAACTTTTGGGATTCTTACATGTGTGCAATCAGTGGCCCCTATCACTTGTCGAAAACCACACAATGCATAAAATCCAGCAATAACCTTATTTTGCTCGGCATCAGATTGTAGCATTTTAATCCATTGAGCCCTATGTGCTACTAGTGTCAAGGCAACTTGTTTACTCATAACTGATATTGTTGCCTGGCTCATGCCACCGAGGTCCCCTGCATCATCTTGAATCTGTTGACATAAATATTGagttgtatattaaaaacaaaactagtTAATGGTAAgaaactgtattaaaaaaaataaactgctGAATAAAAGACATAATTGATCAGTTCTATTTACCTCTCCACGGGCCCATGTTCTTATTGCAGCTTACTTTCAGATGGGGTGGTATAAATCCAACCCTTGCATCACCAGCTAGTTTATCTTTTACCATGTCAATTATAAATATAGCAGTGGATTTACAGAACCTGTACTTTAATTTGAACTCGGTTTCTTCAAGTTCCTCCAGCGGattcttacatattttataatgttttacacGACTCATTGGCATTTGGTCTTCAACCTCATATATTTCATCTTTCACTCTCAaatcatcaataaaataatcTCTATCCATCTTTTTGCACAACAAACACAAAACACGTTCAAAATAACGAACTTAGACGACACGTGAAATGTTAGGTTAAGAATTGTCAATATACCACTACTCTTAGCCATCTCTAAACTACGTGAAACCAAGGATTAACTTTTACTCCGAGAGTAGATTCGGGTTATGTTACTCTTTCCTTActccatatttattaatactgaaTTTAATTACTCTGAACTTAAGATTTGGTGTAAAGTTATTCTTGATCTAGTCTATGTTTATTAATAAGACTGTAAAAGTTTTAGAGGTAGTTTTGCCAACATTTAATTACTTACTAAGATTTACTCCTTTTGTGTCTGAAACAAACAATATATACAAGTACATACACCCAGACCCAGACAAACTCACACATCTGTATAGCTAGTAAAAATGTATACcatgtgcggtgatcgaacccgaaaccgccAGCCCAAAAGCTATAAGCTAGTGCTGGGATCTTTTCGCTAACACGtcgtcaaattaattaaatttgctgATATATCACAATTCAAGAGAATcagattttcaaaaatatatattttttatgtaatggaAAAATGGACATGTctttaaaaacctaattaaGTAGATGAGTATGTAATATCCACAACAATATGTGtgataaaaatttgtatattacaattgaattattattaattttataatattacaggTACGTCTTTAAttcataacttaaaa includes:
- the LOC123670418 gene encoding putative nuclease HARBI1, whose amino-acid sequence is MDRDYFIDDLRVKDEIYEVEDQMPMSRVKHYKICKNPLEELEETEFKLKYRFCKSTAIFIIDMVKDKLAGDARVGFIPPHLKIQDDAGDLGGMSQATISVMSKQVALTLVAHRAQWIKMLQSDAEQNKVIAGFYALCGFRQVIGATDCTHVRIPKVGGDVAQYYINRKGYISINVQVVSNANLGIMDIVAHWRDSTPRIFNECRLKQRFETRQQY